A genome region from Sphingorhabdus sp. SMR4y includes the following:
- a CDS encoding ferrous iron transport protein A, with translation MQTPTTLDQLSLRQNAEILAIDWEAISEAEGRRLRALGIDEGVSVEKLHKGMFGMSDPIALKVGRMMIAIRRSHAKAISVQPVAVTIAA, from the coding sequence ATGCAGACTCCCACAACCCTCGACCAGCTGTCGCTCCGGCAGAATGCTGAAATCCTTGCCATTGACTGGGAAGCCATTTCCGAAGCCGAAGGCCGCCGTTTGCGCGCGCTCGGAATAGACGAGGGAGTTTCGGTCGAGAAGCTGCACAAGGGCATGTTTGGCATGAGCGATCCGATCGCCCTGAAAGTGGGCCGCATGATGATTGCCATCCGCAGATCTCATGCAAAGGCCATATCGGTCCAGCCGGTCGCGGTAACGATAGCCGCCTGA
- a CDS encoding ferrous iron transporter B: MTEAAPLIVLAGNPNSGKSALFNALTGARQKIANYPGVTVERKSGHFAFADGRPGELVDLPGSYSLDPTSPDEEVTRGVIMGLQKGERRPDMIVLVLDAANLDNHLRFALEVIALGHPVVVALNMMDLAERDGLTLDPAKLEKALGVPVVPTVAVRRRGLDDLSAAVDRRLKLKQDDVKPVVAQERDHGLRQQAKQIANQAIISETAGRRWSERADRLFLHPFAGPLILLSVLFVMFQAVFAWSEAPIGWIESASEWVAAAVESNLPAGFLRDFITEGAIAGVGSVVVFLPQILILFLFILLLEASGYMTRAAFIMDRMMASVGLSGRSFIPLLSSFACAIPGIMATRSISDPGDRLTTILVAPLMTCSARLPVYAIIIGAFIPPTSVGPGIGLQGLVLFGLYVFGIVGAMIVALVLRSTVTKGPNSGFLMEMPKYQLPNMRDILIGLWQRAWIFLRRAGTIIFAATVILWLLLTFPKVPEDSGMSQVDYSAAGRITNVIAPIVKPIGFDRDIALALIPAMAAREVAVAALATTYAIDAPDEEAEAKSLTERLQSRWSLPTALAFLAWFVFAPQCISTIAVTRRETNGWKWPTFMLVYLFALAYVAAGITYWSAVALGL, from the coding sequence ATGACCGAAGCTGCTCCCCTCATTGTCCTCGCGGGCAACCCCAATTCGGGTAAAAGTGCCTTGTTTAACGCGCTGACCGGCGCCCGGCAGAAAATTGCCAATTATCCCGGTGTAACGGTGGAACGGAAATCGGGTCACTTCGCTTTTGCCGACGGTCGTCCGGGCGAACTGGTCGATCTGCCCGGCAGTTACAGCCTTGACCCGACCAGTCCGGATGAAGAGGTAACGCGCGGCGTCATCATGGGCTTGCAAAAGGGCGAACGCCGGCCCGACATGATCGTGCTGGTACTCGATGCTGCCAATCTCGACAATCATCTGCGTTTCGCGCTGGAAGTGATCGCGCTCGGTCATCCGGTCGTGGTGGCGCTCAACATGATGGATCTCGCGGAGCGGGACGGGCTGACGCTCGACCCGGCAAAGCTCGAGAAGGCCCTGGGGGTCCCCGTGGTGCCGACCGTTGCCGTGCGTCGGCGCGGACTGGATGACCTGTCGGCGGCCGTGGACAGGCGTCTCAAACTCAAGCAGGACGACGTCAAACCGGTTGTCGCGCAGGAACGCGATCATGGTTTGCGGCAACAGGCCAAGCAAATAGCAAACCAGGCGATTATTTCGGAAACCGCTGGCCGTCGCTGGTCCGAGCGGGCGGACCGGCTGTTCCTCCATCCCTTCGCGGGCCCGCTGATTCTGCTCTCGGTGCTTTTCGTCATGTTCCAGGCGGTCTTCGCCTGGTCCGAAGCGCCGATTGGCTGGATCGAAAGTGCCAGCGAATGGGTCGCTGCCGCGGTCGAATCAAACCTGCCAGCGGGCTTTCTGCGCGATTTTATCACCGAAGGCGCCATCGCCGGCGTCGGGTCGGTGGTCGTGTTCCTCCCGCAGATTTTGATCCTGTTCCTGTTCATCCTGCTGCTCGAAGCCAGCGGCTACATGACCCGCGCTGCCTTCATCATGGACCGCATGATGGCCAGCGTCGGCCTGTCTGGCCGCAGCTTCATTCCGCTGCTGTCCTCGTTCGCCTGCGCCATTCCCGGCATCATGGCGACGCGCAGTATCTCCGATCCCGGAGACCGGCTGACCACGATATTGGTGGCCCCACTGATGACCTGTTCGGCGCGGCTTCCGGTCTATGCAATCATCATCGGCGCATTCATTCCGCCGACCAGTGTGGGCCCCGGTATCGGCCTGCAGGGGCTGGTGTTGTTCGGCCTCTATGTCTTCGGCATTGTCGGCGCGATGATCGTGGCTCTGGTTCTGCGGTCGACCGTCACCAAGGGGCCGAACAGCGGCTTCCTGATGGAAATGCCGAAATATCAGCTGCCGAACATGCGCGATATATTGATCGGCCTGTGGCAGCGTGCCTGGATATTCCTGCGCCGTGCCGGCACGATCATTTTCGCCGCGACCGTTATATTGTGGCTGCTGCTGACTTTCCCGAAGGTCCCCGAAGACAGTGGGATGAGCCAGGTCGACTATAGCGCGGCGGGCCGGATCACCAATGTCATTGCCCCGATTGTCAAGCCGATCGGTTTTGACCGGGATATCGCGCTCGCCCTGATCCCGGCAATGGCGGCGCGCGAAGTGGCTGTCGCGGCGCTGGCGACGACCTATGCGATCGACGCGCCAGATGAAGAGGCGGAAGCCAAATCGCTGACCGAGCGCCTGCAAAGCCGCTGGTCATTGCCGACCGCTTTGGCCTTTCTCGCCTGGTTTGTCTTTGCGCCGCAATGCATCTCGACCATTGCCGTGACCCGCCGGGAGACCAATGGCTGGAAATGGCCGACATTCATGCTCGTCTATCTTTTTGCGCTCGCTTATGTCGCGGCCGGTATTACATATTGGAGTGCTGTCGCGCTCGGTCTATAG
- the ssb gene encoding single-stranded DNA-binding protein — translation MAGGINKVIIVGNLGKDPEVRTFANGGKVCNFSVATSESWKDKQTGERKEKTEWHNISIYNEGLAGVAERYLRKGSKVYLEGKLQTRKWQDQSGNDRYSTDVVLQGFDAKMEMLDSRQGGGGQGGGSNDGWGGGAPSGGGSGGGWGQTGGGSGGGQGGGAFDSDLDDDVPF, via the coding sequence ATGGCCGGCGGCATCAACAAAGTCATCATCGTAGGCAATCTGGGCAAGGATCCGGAAGTGCGTACCTTCGCCAACGGCGGTAAAGTCTGCAATTTCAGCGTCGCCACCTCGGAAAGCTGGAAAGACAAGCAGACCGGCGAGCGCAAGGAAAAGACCGAGTGGCACAATATCTCGATCTATAACGAAGGTCTGGCCGGGGTCGCCGAACGCTATCTGCGCAAGGGCAGCAAGGTCTATCTTGAAGGCAAGCTGCAGACCCGCAAATGGCAGGACCAGTCCGGCAATGACCGCTATTCGACCGATGTCGTGCTGCAGGGCTTTGACGCAAAAATGGAAATGCTCGACAGCCGCCAGGGCGGCGGTGGCCAGGGTGGCGGCTCGAATGACGGCTGGGGCGGCGGCGCGCCTTCCGGCGGCGGTTCGGGCGGCGGCTGGGGCCAGACCGGCGGCGGTTCAGGCGGCGGCCAAGGCGGCGGCGCCTTTGACAGCGATCTGGACGACGACGTTCCGTTCTAG
- a CDS encoding class I SAM-dependent methyltransferase produces MTAIYDRIGIGYARQRRPDSRIARTIHDALGDARHVLNVGAGTGSYEPGDRTVTALEPSAEMIGQRPPEAAQACQGTAEAMPFADDRFDAAMAILTVHHWADLEAGLREMRRVAMGPLVILSFDPQSLYFWLADYIPDIIALDQPVMPKIETFEAILGPCEVKAVPVPHDCTDGFLGAYWQRPHAYLDPQVRASISTFAKLDTIADALAKLEQDIGSGDWQARHGHLMELENLDVGYRLVVAQPISKNE; encoded by the coding sequence ATGACGGCAATCTATGACAGGATCGGCATCGGCTATGCGCGCCAACGCAGACCGGACTCCCGGATTGCCCGGACGATCCACGACGCGCTGGGGGACGCCAGACATGTGCTGAATGTCGGCGCCGGAACCGGGTCTTACGAACCCGGCGATCGCACCGTTACCGCGCTGGAGCCATCGGCCGAGATGATCGGCCAGAGACCGCCAGAAGCCGCTCAGGCCTGTCAGGGGACAGCCGAAGCGATGCCGTTCGCAGATGACCGGTTCGACGCCGCAATGGCGATACTGACCGTGCACCACTGGGCGGACCTAGAGGCCGGACTTCGCGAAATGCGCCGGGTCGCGATGGGGCCGCTGGTGATCCTGTCCTTTGATCCGCAATCCCTCTATTTCTGGCTGGCCGATTATATCCCTGACATAATCGCGCTCGACCAGCCGGTCATGCCGAAAATCGAGACTTTTGAAGCGATATTGGGGCCGTGTGAAGTCAAGGCTGTTCCGGTGCCACATGATTGCACAGACGGTTTCCTTGGCGCTTACTGGCAACGTCCACACGCCTATCTCGACCCGCAGGTGCGTGCCTCAATCTCCACCTTTGCAAAGCTCGATACTATCGCCGACGCTCTGGCGAAACTGGAACAGGATATTGGTTCGGGTGACTGGCAAGCGCGCCATGGCCATTTGATGGAGCTGGAAAATCTCGACGTTGGCTATCGCCTGGTGGTCGCTCAGCCAATCTCGAAGAATGAATAG
- a CDS encoding DUF3237 domain-containing protein — protein sequence MTELKHRHLMNMTLSVDFSGMMVIGQTPAGLRRIAPVTGGSFSGERLTGTVLPGADWVINRPDGVMEIDVRLPLETDDGAMIYLNYQGRFLATPETMARMAKGALLEPEDYSLAVTATFETGAEQYLWLNNVVAAGTGEQTADGPVYSFFEIG from the coding sequence ATGACCGAGCTCAAGCACCGCCATCTCATGAACATGACCCTGTCGGTCGATTTTTCCGGCATGATGGTGATTGGACAGACGCCGGCGGGATTGCGCCGGATCGCACCCGTGACCGGTGGCAGTTTCTCCGGCGAGCGCCTGACCGGCACCGTCCTCCCGGGCGCCGACTGGGTGATAAACCGACCCGACGGCGTGATGGAAATCGACGTGCGCCTGCCACTCGAGACCGACGATGGCGCGATGATCTATCTCAACTATCAGGGCCGGTTTCTGGCCACGCCGGAAACCATGGCGCGGATGGCAAAGGGGGCCCTGCTGGAGCCGGAAGACTATTCGCTGGCGGTAACCGCCACGTTCGAAACCGGCGCGGAACAGTATCTCTGGCTCAACAATGTCGTGGCGGCCGGCACCGGCGAGCAAACCGCAGATGGTCCAGTCTATTCATTCTTCGAGATTGGCTGA